In Rhodoligotrophos defluvii, a genomic segment contains:
- a CDS encoding class I SAM-dependent methyltransferase, which yields MAVCYRSDKVHGYLAGFGFGHGYTRVYHTLFKPLRRAPVALLEIGLLRPNTANAGQSRNVITRAPSLEMWRRYFHAARLHGLDLCAYEGPPIPDCIILQGDQGSASDLQRVAAASPGGFDIVIDDGSHASQHQQISFRELFPHVRPGGYYAIEDLGWQPEQIEDGRFPKTADMFREYLCTGRLSSPAWSAELGRDLASQIESALFFDSLSRGALDGVDWLLVLRKRQAS from the coding sequence TTGGCCGTTTGCTATCGCAGCGACAAGGTCCACGGCTATCTTGCCGGATTTGGTTTTGGCCACGGCTACACCCGCGTCTATCACACCCTGTTCAAGCCTTTGCGGCGTGCCCCTGTAGCGCTCCTCGAGATCGGCTTGCTGCGGCCCAACACAGCCAATGCCGGACAATCCCGAAACGTGATCACCCGGGCGCCCTCTCTGGAGATGTGGCGGCGGTATTTCCACGCAGCGCGGCTCCATGGGCTTGATCTGTGCGCCTATGAGGGGCCGCCGATTCCCGATTGCATCATTCTCCAGGGCGATCAAGGCAGCGCGAGCGATCTCCAGCGTGTGGCGGCCGCCTCGCCTGGCGGGTTCGACATCGTGATCGACGACGGCAGCCATGCCTCGCAACACCAGCAGATCAGCTTCCGTGAGCTGTTTCCACACGTAAGGCCGGGAGGCTATTACGCGATCGAGGATCTTGGGTGGCAGCCGGAGCAGATCGAGGATGGCCGTTTTCCCAAGACGGCCGACATGTTCCGAGAATATCTGTGTACCGGCCGCCTGAGCTCTCCTGCCTGGTCCGCTGAGCTGGGCAGGGATTTGGCCAGCCAAATCGAAAGCGCGCTTTTTTTCGATAGCCTCAGTCGAGGCGCCCTGGATGGCGTGGACTGGCTGCTCGTGCTGCGCAAGCGACAGGCATCTTGA
- a CDS encoding septation protein A, with the protein MSEKLEPAGRGDRALGPVLKLTVELGPLLAFFLVNARAGIFAATFAYMVATVAALAVTWFLVRRLPIMPLVTGVFVVAFGGLTLLLQDELFIKMKPTIVNALFGMILIGGLAFGKSLLKPVLGEALMLEDAGWDKLTFRWALFFLFLAALNEIVWRNFSTQFWVSFKVFGVMPLTLLFAAMQLPVIRTYLIDQKNSENGDR; encoded by the coding sequence ATGAGCGAGAAGCTCGAGCCCGCCGGCAGGGGCGACCGGGCACTGGGCCCTGTGCTCAAGCTCACAGTCGAGCTCGGCCCACTTCTGGCGTTCTTTCTCGTCAATGCCCGCGCCGGGATATTCGCCGCCACCTTTGCTTACATGGTCGCGACCGTGGCTGCGCTGGCGGTCACCTGGTTCCTGGTCCGGCGCCTGCCCATCATGCCTTTGGTGACCGGCGTCTTCGTGGTCGCCTTCGGAGGACTGACACTTCTGCTTCAGGATGAATTGTTCATCAAAATGAAGCCTACCATTGTGAACGCGTTGTTCGGTATGATCCTGATCGGTGGACTGGCTTTCGGAAAGTCTCTGCTCAAGCCAGTTTTGGGGGAAGCTCTGATGCTGGAGGATGCGGGCTGGGACAAGCTCACGTTCCGTTGGGCCCTGTTCTTCCTCTTTCTGGCAGCACTCAACGAGATCGTCTGGCGCAACTTTTCAACACAATTCTGGGTTAGCTTCAAGGTGTTCGGAGTGATGCCCTTGACGTTACTGTTCGCCGCCATGCAGCTGCCAGTGATCCGGACTTATCTGATCGATCAAAAGAATTCCGAGAACGGAGATCGATAA
- a CDS encoding MarR family winged helix-turn-helix transcriptional regulator has protein sequence MAENDEAFDLNRSAFHLLKRAAQYASNLFADQIGYSGLTHRQFTVLLAVAQNEGASQTQLVRITGIDRSTLADLVARLLKHGYLQRKRTREDGRTNAIKLSAAGRRALQAAQPGAALVDREIVNAIPRALQQDFLSALQAVSEAYSLQLDQAANGALKLAETKSKRRARADA, from the coding sequence ATGGCAGAAAACGACGAAGCCTTTGATCTGAACAGATCGGCGTTTCATCTCTTGAAGCGCGCGGCACAGTATGCCTCGAATCTGTTCGCGGATCAGATTGGCTATAGCGGGCTGACCCATCGTCAGTTCACTGTTCTACTCGCTGTGGCACAGAACGAGGGTGCCAGCCAGACACAGCTGGTGCGTATAACCGGAATCGATCGGTCCACTTTGGCCGATCTGGTGGCGCGTCTGCTGAAGCATGGCTACTTGCAAAGAAAGAGAACACGAGAGGATGGCCGCACGAATGCGATCAAACTCTCTGCGGCGGGGCGGCGCGCCCTGCAGGCAGCGCAGCCTGGTGCTGCCCTCGTCGACCGGGAAATCGTCAACGCGATACCGCGGGCGCTACAACAGGATTTCCTGAGTGCCTTGCAGGCTGTCTCCGAAGCGTATTCCCTGCAGCTTGATCAGGCTGCGAATGGAGCGCTGAAATTGGCAGAAACGAAATCAAAGCGCCGCGCTCGCGCCGATGCCTAG
- a CDS encoding acetyl-CoA C-acyltransferase: protein MADAVIVSTARTPIGKAYRGALNDTPGPTMAAHAISHAVARAGLEPGEVEDVVIGCAMPEGTTGYNVGRQAALRAGLPVSIAGTTVDRQCASGLQAIANAARAIKLGEISIAVGGGVESISLVQNEHANSYRRQDPELLALHPHMYMAMIDTAEVVAARYGITREAQDAYALESQRRTAAAQQAGRFKDEIMPIATRMVVTDKKTGEVSHRDVTLSSDEGNRPDTTAEGLAALNPVRGPDAVITAGNASQLSDGASACVIMEGSLAARRGLEPLGLFRGMAVAGCEPDEMGIGPVYAVPKLLKQHDLTADDIDLWELNEAFAVQVIYCRDRIGIDPDKLNVNGGAISIGHPYGMSGARLVGHALIETKRRGGRFAVVTMCVGGGMGAAGLFEVA from the coding sequence TTGGCTGATGCAGTAATCGTGTCCACCGCACGCACGCCGATCGGTAAGGCTTATCGTGGGGCCCTGAACGACACGCCCGGCCCGACCATGGCAGCCCACGCCATTTCGCATGCGGTTGCGCGCGCCGGGCTTGAGCCGGGCGAAGTGGAGGATGTGGTTATCGGCTGCGCCATGCCGGAGGGAACCACCGGCTATAATGTCGGCCGCCAAGCCGCTTTGCGCGCCGGCTTGCCGGTCTCAATCGCCGGCACCACGGTCGATCGGCAGTGCGCCTCCGGTCTTCAGGCCATTGCCAATGCGGCGCGCGCAATCAAGCTCGGCGAGATTTCGATCGCGGTCGGCGGCGGGGTCGAATCGATCAGCCTTGTGCAGAACGAGCACGCCAACAGCTACCGACGCCAGGACCCCGAACTTTTGGCGCTGCATCCGCATATGTACATGGCCATGATCGACACGGCGGAGGTGGTCGCGGCGCGGTATGGGATCACGCGTGAGGCGCAGGACGCTTACGCCTTGGAGAGCCAGCGGCGGACCGCGGCCGCACAACAGGCTGGCCGCTTCAAGGATGAGATCATGCCCATCGCCACCCGCATGGTGGTCACGGACAAGAAAACCGGCGAAGTATCCCATCGCGATGTCACCCTCTCAAGCGACGAAGGCAACCGGCCGGATACGACTGCCGAAGGCTTGGCGGCACTCAACCCGGTGCGCGGGCCCGATGCGGTGATCACGGCCGGAAATGCCAGTCAGCTCTCCGACGGGGCGAGCGCTTGCGTAATCATGGAGGGATCCCTGGCGGCCCGCCGTGGTCTGGAGCCGCTGGGCCTGTTCCGCGGCATGGCAGTGGCCGGCTGCGAGCCGGACGAGATGGGCATCGGCCCCGTCTACGCGGTTCCCAAGCTGCTGAAGCAGCACGATCTGACAGCGGACGACATTGATCTGTGGGAGCTCAACGAAGCTTTCGCAGTGCAGGTGATCTACTGCCGTGATCGGATCGGCATTGATCCGGACAAGTTGAATGTGAACGGAGGCGCCATTTCCATAGGCCATCCCTACGGGATGTCGGGTGCTCGGCTCGTCGGACATGCCTTGATTGAGACCAAACGGCGCGGCGGCCGGTTTGCGGTCGTCACCATGTGCGTCGGCGGCGGCATGGGCGCAGCCGGTCTATTCGAGGTCGCTTGA
- a CDS encoding acyl-CoA dehydrogenase family protein: MIRDEESLAALVETVRRFVADRLVPLEAQVDHDDAIPEALVDEMRGLGLFGLSVPEAYGGLGLTMEEEVHIAFELGKTSPAFRSLIGTNNGIGSQGIVADGTEEQKAEWLPRLARGEIIGSFALTEPDAGSDAASLRTTAELDGEDYVLNGTKRFITNAPRAGLFTVMARTGGPGAPGISPFLVERGRPGLILGKVDRKMGQRGTVTCDVVFENCRVPAHNIIGGVPGLGFKTAMKVLDRGRLHIAAVCVGLSERMIVDSLAYAMGRVQFGKPIAEFQLVQAMLADSRAEAYAARCMVLDAARRRDEGRAITEEAAAAKLFASEMVGRVADRNVQIHGGAGYMADYAAERFYRDVRLFRIYEGTSQIQQLVIAREMIRRAQG, encoded by the coding sequence ATGATACGGGATGAGGAAAGCTTGGCCGCGCTGGTCGAGACGGTGCGTCGGTTCGTGGCCGATCGGCTGGTGCCTTTGGAGGCGCAGGTCGACCACGACGATGCCATTCCCGAGGCGCTCGTGGACGAGATGCGCGGGCTGGGGCTGTTCGGATTGTCCGTGCCGGAGGCCTATGGCGGCCTGGGCCTCACCATGGAGGAGGAGGTCCACATCGCCTTCGAGCTGGGGAAGACCTCGCCGGCATTCCGCTCGCTCATTGGCACCAATAATGGCATCGGTTCGCAGGGGATCGTGGCCGACGGCACGGAGGAGCAGAAGGCCGAGTGGCTGCCGCGGTTGGCCCGTGGCGAGATCATCGGCTCCTTCGCACTGACCGAGCCGGATGCCGGATCGGACGCCGCCTCGCTGCGCACCACGGCCGAGCTTGACGGCGAGGACTATGTGCTGAACGGCACGAAGCGCTTCATCACCAATGCCCCGCGGGCCGGCTTGTTCACGGTCATGGCGCGGACCGGCGGGCCCGGCGCGCCTGGGATTTCGCCGTTCCTGGTGGAGCGCGGCAGGCCGGGCCTCATCCTCGGCAAGGTTGACCGCAAGATGGGGCAGCGCGGCACCGTCACCTGCGACGTCGTCTTTGAGAACTGCCGCGTGCCGGCGCACAACATCATTGGCGGGGTGCCCGGACTCGGGTTCAAAACCGCTATGAAGGTGCTTGACCGCGGCAGACTCCACATCGCGGCCGTCTGTGTCGGGCTTTCCGAACGCATGATCGTCGACAGCCTCGCCTATGCCATGGGCCGGGTCCAGTTCGGCAAGCCTATCGCTGAATTCCAACTGGTTCAGGCCATGCTCGCCGACAGCCGGGCCGAGGCCTATGCCGCCCGCTGCATGGTGCTGGACGCAGCCCGCCGCAGGGACGAGGGGCGGGCGATCACCGAGGAAGCGGCGGCAGCCAAGCTGTTTGCCTCCGAAATGGTCGGCCGGGTGGCGGACCGCAACGTGCAGATTCATGGCGGCGCCGGCTATATGGCCGATTATGCCGCCGAACGCTTTTACCGGGATGTGCGCCTGTTCCGGATCTACGAAGGCACCTCGCAGATCCAGCAGCTGGTCATCGCCCGTGAGATGATCAGGCGCGCGCAAGGTTGA
- the ftsY gene encoding signal recognition particle-docking protein FtsY, whose product MTEQNSISRFKRWFGFGRDAQAEEERRSTAPEGAADKKGASDHEVEAGDATGPNALAADETELGAGAVPASQAAPVSESAAPAVDRDQAEAASVDVEQPGRAEAPTAGDLPLAPQDGPPVEAPSDEHEHPARRNWFQRLTEGLRKSSQSLGTGITDIFTKRRLDEDTLQDLEDILIQADLGVETAARITERVAAGRYDKQIEPDEVKRVLAKEVADVLRPVAQPLRVDGDKRPFVIMVVGVNGTGKTTTIGKLAAQFKAQGKQVVLAAGDTFRAAAVEQIKIWGERVGAPVVAKDIGADAAGLAYDALQRARAERADVLMIDTAGRLQNKSDLMAELQKIVRVLRKQDESAPHAVVLVLDATTGQNAVNQVEIFQKVAGVTGLVMTKLDGTARGGILVAVAEKFKLPVHAIGVGEGVADLQPFEADDFARSIAGLR is encoded by the coding sequence ATGACAGAGCAGAACAGCATCAGCCGGTTCAAGCGATGGTTCGGCTTCGGCCGTGATGCTCAGGCGGAAGAGGAGCGCCGGAGCACAGCACCTGAGGGCGCCGCAGACAAAAAAGGCGCCTCGGACCACGAAGTCGAAGCTGGCGACGCCACGGGGCCCAATGCTCTGGCTGCGGATGAGACGGAGCTGGGCGCAGGGGCCGTGCCGGCTTCCCAGGCTGCGCCGGTTTCGGAAAGTGCCGCTCCGGCTGTCGACCGGGATCAAGCTGAAGCCGCCTCTGTCGATGTGGAGCAGCCGGGTCGTGCCGAAGCACCGACGGCTGGCGACTTGCCTTTGGCGCCTCAAGACGGGCCTCCCGTCGAGGCGCCGTCGGACGAGCACGAGCATCCAGCAAGGCGGAACTGGTTTCAGCGGCTTACGGAGGGCTTGCGCAAGTCGTCGCAGTCGCTCGGCACGGGCATCACCGACATCTTCACCAAGCGCAGACTTGACGAGGACACGCTGCAGGATCTGGAAGACATCTTGATCCAGGCGGACCTTGGCGTGGAGACAGCGGCGCGGATCACCGAGCGGGTGGCTGCCGGGCGTTATGACAAGCAGATCGAGCCAGACGAGGTGAAGCGGGTTCTGGCCAAGGAGGTGGCGGATGTGCTGCGGCCGGTGGCGCAACCGCTTCGGGTCGACGGTGACAAACGGCCGTTCGTCATCATGGTGGTGGGCGTGAACGGGACCGGCAAGACCACCACCATCGGCAAGTTGGCTGCCCAGTTCAAGGCGCAGGGCAAGCAGGTGGTGCTGGCGGCCGGCGACACCTTTCGCGCTGCGGCGGTGGAGCAGATCAAGATCTGGGGCGAGCGGGTCGGCGCACCTGTCGTGGCCAAGGACATTGGAGCGGACGCCGCTGGCCTGGCCTATGACGCGCTGCAGAGGGCGCGAGCGGAACGTGCCGACGTCCTGATGATCGACACGGCGGGCCGTCTACAGAATAAATCTGATCTGATGGCGGAGCTGCAGAAGATCGTACGGGTCTTGCGCAAGCAGGATGAGAGCGCGCCGCACGCGGTGGTGCTGGTGCTCGACGCGACAACGGGCCAGAACGCGGTCAATCAGGTCGAAATTTTCCAAAAGGTCGCCGGCGTTACCGGGCTGGTGATGACCAAGCTCGACGGCACCGCTCGCGGCGGCATATTGGTTGCGGTGGCGGAGAAGTTCAAGCTGCCGGTCCATGCCATAGGGGTGGGTGAAGGCGTTGCGGACCTGCAGCCGTTCGAAGCCGACGACTTTGCCCGCTCGATTGCGGGGCTGCGATGA
- the typA gene encoding translational GTPase TypA has product MHLRNIAIIAHVDHGKTTLVDRLLAQSGAFRSNQRVMERAMDSNDLERERGITILAKVTSVPWGDTRINIVDTPGHADFGGEVERILHMVDGAVLLVDAAEGPMPQTKFVVGKALKIGLRPIVVINKIDRPDERHTEVLNEIFDLFVALDATDEQLDFPVLYGSSKQGWMAADPAGPQQDMAPLFDLVLQHVPAPRTEEGPFRLLATTIEADPYLGRVLTGRIASGSVKPNMTVKALARDGRVLEEARISKVLAFRGLERTPIDVGEAGDIVALAGLKTATVADTIAAPEVSEPIKAQPIDPPTLSMTFRINDGPLAGQEGDKVQSRVIRERLLREAEGNVALKVTPSSEVDSFEVAGRGELQLAVLIETMRREGFELTVGRPRVVMKRDEASGELLEPIEEVTIDVDEDYAGAVVQKLSERRAELVDMRPSGGGRQRLVFKAPTRGLIGYHSELLSDTRGTGIMNRVFHAYAPYAGDIPARRTGVLISNGDGDAVAYALWNLEDRGPMFIHPGTRVYAGMIVGEHTRGNDLEVNVLKGKKLSNVRAAGKDENVILTPPVNMTLEKALAFIADDELVEVTPKSIRLRKAILDPHERKRAERSKAAEMSA; this is encoded by the coding sequence ATGCACCTTCGCAATATCGCCATCATCGCCCATGTCGACCACGGCAAGACCACGCTGGTCGACCGGCTGCTGGCGCAGTCTGGCGCCTTCCGCTCGAACCAGCGCGTGATGGAGCGCGCCATGGACTCCAACGACCTGGAGCGGGAACGGGGAATCACGATCCTTGCCAAGGTCACCTCGGTGCCCTGGGGCGACACGCGCATCAATATCGTGGACACGCCGGGGCATGCGGATTTTGGCGGCGAGGTCGAGCGCATCCTGCACATGGTGGACGGCGCGGTGCTGCTGGTGGACGCCGCCGAGGGACCGATGCCGCAGACCAAGTTCGTGGTCGGCAAGGCGCTGAAGATCGGCCTGCGCCCCATCGTGGTGATCAACAAGATCGACCGGCCGGACGAGCGGCACACCGAGGTGCTGAACGAGATCTTCGATCTGTTCGTCGCGCTCGATGCGACCGATGAGCAGCTCGATTTCCCCGTGCTGTACGGCTCGTCCAAACAGGGCTGGATGGCGGCGGACCCGGCCGGGCCCCAGCAGGACATGGCCCCCCTGTTCGACCTTGTGCTGCAGCATGTGCCAGCCCCGCGCACCGAGGAAGGGCCCTTCCGGCTGCTGGCCACCACCATCGAAGCGGATCCCTATCTCGGCCGCGTGCTGACGGGACGGATCGCCTCGGGTTCGGTGAAGCCCAATATGACCGTGAAGGCGCTCGCCCGCGACGGCCGGGTGCTGGAAGAAGCGCGCATCTCCAAAGTGCTGGCGTTCCGCGGGCTCGAGCGCACCCCCATCGATGTGGGCGAGGCCGGCGACATCGTGGCGCTGGCCGGCCTCAAGACAGCGACCGTCGCCGACACCATTGCCGCCCCGGAAGTGAGCGAGCCGATCAAGGCCCAGCCTATCGACCCGCCGACCCTGTCCATGACGTTCCGCATCAATGACGGCCCGCTGGCCGGCCAGGAGGGAGACAAGGTGCAGAGCCGCGTCATCCGCGAGCGGCTGCTGCGCGAGGCGGAAGGCAACGTGGCGCTCAAGGTGACGCCGAGCAGCGAGGTCGACAGTTTCGAGGTCGCCGGGCGCGGGGAATTGCAGTTGGCCGTGCTCATCGAAACGATGCGGCGAGAGGGCTTCGAGCTCACCGTCGGCCGGCCGCGCGTGGTCATGAAGCGCGACGAAGCCAGCGGCGAGTTGCTGGAGCCAATCGAGGAAGTGACCATCGACGTCGATGAGGACTATGCCGGCGCGGTGGTGCAGAAATTGTCCGAGCGCCGTGCCGAGCTCGTGGACATGCGGCCGTCTGGCGGCGGCCGGCAGCGGCTCGTCTTCAAGGCGCCGACCCGCGGTCTCATCGGCTATCACAGCGAGCTTCTGTCCGACACCCGCGGCACCGGCATCATGAACCGGGTCTTCCACGCCTATGCGCCCTATGCCGGCGACATTCCGGCACGGCGCACCGGCGTGCTGATCTCGAACGGCGATGGCGACGCTGTGGCCTATGCCCTGTGGAACCTGGAGGACCGTGGCCCGATGTTCATTCATCCTGGCACCCGGGTCTATGCCGGCATGATCGTGGGCGAACACACCCGCGGCAATGACCTGGAGGTGAACGTCCTCAAGGGTAAGAAGCTCAGCAATGTGCGCGCCGCCGGCAAGGACGAGAACGTCATCCTCACGCCTCCGGTCAACATGACCCTGGAAAAGGCGCTGGCCTTCATCGCCGATGACGAGCTGGTGGAGGTCACGCCGAAATCGATCCGGCTGCGCAAGGCTATTCTCGATCCCCATGAGCGCAAGCGGGCTGAACGCAGCAAAGCGGCCGAGATGAGCGCTTGA
- a CDS encoding enoyl-CoA hydratase-related protein produces MTYEDLTYEKADGVVTICLNRPDKLNAARVETHDELLTAFTRADEDDEVRAVVVTGNGRAFCAGTDLSGGFNLPSGGDPATGENVPADLGGRVSLRLYEMRKPVIGAINGVAVGFGATVLLPMDFRIAASEARFGFIFSRRGIVAESCSSWFLPRLVGIATALDWMITGRMIPADEALERGLLHKVVAQDQLLSTAMALARDIADNTAPVSVALNRQLLWKMLGADRPRIAHDLESRALSATLALPDSREGARAFTEKRPAAFSGRTSEAAFMDAWWQQR; encoded by the coding sequence GTGACCTACGAAGACCTGACCTACGAAAAGGCGGACGGTGTCGTCACCATCTGCCTCAATCGGCCGGACAAGCTGAATGCCGCGCGCGTGGAAACCCACGACGAGCTTCTCACAGCCTTCACCCGAGCCGATGAGGACGACGAGGTCAGGGCAGTGGTGGTGACCGGTAACGGGCGAGCATTCTGCGCCGGCACGGACCTGAGCGGCGGCTTCAACCTCCCCTCCGGTGGTGATCCCGCCACGGGCGAGAATGTGCCAGCCGACCTTGGCGGGCGGGTCAGCCTGCGTCTCTACGAGATGCGCAAGCCGGTCATCGGGGCGATCAACGGCGTCGCCGTCGGCTTCGGCGCAACTGTGCTGCTGCCCATGGACTTCCGCATCGCCGCAAGCGAGGCAAGGTTCGGTTTCATCTTCTCCCGTCGCGGCATCGTGGCGGAGTCCTGCTCCAGCTGGTTCCTGCCCCGCCTCGTCGGCATCGCCACCGCTCTGGACTGGATGATCACCGGCCGGATGATCCCGGCGGACGAAGCCTTGGAGCGCGGCCTGTTGCACAAGGTGGTCGCGCAGGACCAGTTGTTGTCGACGGCCATGGCGCTGGCCCGTGACATTGCCGACAATACCGCGCCGGTGTCGGTGGCCCTCAACCGCCAGCTGCTGTGGAAGATGCTGGGGGCCGACCGTCCGCGCATTGCCCACGATCTGGAATCGCGCGCCTTGTCGGCCACGCTCGCCCTCCCGGATTCCCGCGAGGGCGCACGCGCTTTCACGGAAAAGCGCCCGGCCGCCTTCTCCGGCCGCACCAGCGAAGCTGCCTTCATGGATGCCTGGTGGCAGCAGCGCTGA
- the mtaB gene encoding tRNA (N(6)-L-threonylcarbamoyladenosine(37)-C(2))-methylthiotransferase MtaB: MRAHADAAALENTIIINTCAVTAEAQRQARQAIRRARRERPQARIVVTGCAAQIDPASFAAMDEVDLVLGNEDKLKAAPWRRVGADFGAGAHEKVVVNEIMSVRETASHMVDGFAERTRAFVQIQNGCDHRCTFCIIPFGRGNSRSVPAGEVVAQVRNLVARGYREIVLTGVDITAYGADLPGKPSLGGLVRRVLRLVPELQRLRLSSLDSVEADEDLMRAIAEEERLMPHFHLSLQSGDDLILKRMKRRHLRGHSIAFCEAVRRLRPDAVFGADIIAGFPTETDEMFANSCRLVEECGLTFLHVFPYSPRPGTPAARMPQVPGGTIKRRAAALRALGEQRLAGFLLGEVGARRQVLAETETTGRTQHYAPVRLAEPVTPGSVVEVDVIQATSGSLVGRVLA, from the coding sequence ATGCGCGCGCACGCGGACGCGGCGGCCCTCGAAAATACAATCATCATCAATACTTGCGCGGTGACGGCGGAGGCGCAGCGGCAAGCGAGGCAAGCGATCCGCCGCGCCCGGCGCGAGCGACCGCAGGCGCGCATCGTGGTCACGGGCTGCGCGGCACAGATCGACCCGGCGAGCTTCGCCGCCATGGACGAGGTGGACCTCGTGCTGGGCAACGAGGACAAGCTGAAGGCTGCGCCCTGGCGGCGCGTCGGGGCGGATTTCGGCGCCGGGGCGCATGAAAAGGTCGTGGTCAACGAGATCATGTCGGTGCGGGAAACCGCATCCCATATGGTGGACGGGTTTGCCGAGCGGACCCGCGCCTTCGTGCAGATCCAGAACGGATGCGACCATCGCTGCACCTTCTGCATCATTCCCTTCGGCCGAGGCAATTCCCGCTCCGTGCCGGCGGGGGAGGTGGTGGCACAGGTTCGCAATCTGGTCGCGCGCGGCTATCGCGAGATTGTGCTCACCGGTGTGGACATTACCGCGTATGGGGCTGACCTGCCGGGCAAGCCGAGCTTGGGCGGGCTGGTGCGGCGGGTGTTGAGGCTGGTGCCGGAGCTTCAGCGGCTACGGCTCTCCTCATTGGATTCGGTCGAAGCCGACGAGGACCTGATGCGCGCCATTGCCGAGGAAGAGCGGCTGATGCCGCATTTCCACCTCTCGCTGCAGTCCGGCGACGACCTGATCCTGAAGCGGATGAAGCGGCGCCACCTGCGCGGCCATTCCATTGCGTTCTGCGAGGCGGTGCGCCGGCTGCGGCCGGACGCCGTCTTCGGCGCGGACATCATTGCCGGCTTCCCCACCGAAACCGATGAAATGTTTGCCAATTCCTGCCGGCTGGTGGAGGAGTGCGGCCTGACCTTCCTGCATGTGTTCCCCTATTCCCCGCGGCCAGGCACGCCCGCCGCGCGCATGCCGCAGGTGCCCGGGGGCACCATCAAGCGCCGGGCAGCGGCGTTGCGTGCTCTGGGCGAGCAGCGGCTTGCCGGCTTCCTCTTGGGGGAAGTCGGCGCCCGGCGTCAGGTGCTGGCCGAAACGGAAACGACTGGCCGTACCCAGCATTATGCCCCTGTGCGCTTGGCGGAGCCGGTCACACCGGGCTCGGTGGTGGAGGTCGACGTCATCCAGGCAACCTCCGGCTCACTTGTCGGGCGAGTGTTGGCATGA